The following coding sequences are from one Melanotaenia boesemani isolate fMelBoe1 chromosome 17, fMelBoe1.pri, whole genome shotgun sequence window:
- the LOC121657102 gene encoding protein Bouncer-like yields the protein MKNLLLISVALMAMIVTGESLTCKTCRVGFRGRCVFTSTEVCSNSQPNCYSGKVAFNISSLMSLQSRGCMSSSLCNKTEKGTLLTAGYTITRDCCSTDFCNGATSVQPCAALVAAITAFWSPMVL from the exons ATGAAAAATCTCCTGTTGATCAGCGTAGCATTGATGGCAATGATAGTTACAG GTGAGTCTCTGACCTGTAAGACGTGCAGAGTGGGTTTCAGAGGCAGATGTGTTTTCACCTCCACTGAGGTCTGCAGCAACTCTCAGCCAAACTGCTACAGTGGAAAAGTGG cCTTCAATATCAGTAGTTTGATGAGCCTGCAGAGTCGAGGCTGCATGTCTTCATCTCTCTGCAACAAGACAGAAAAAGGCACCCTCCTGACTGCCGGATACACCATCACCAGAGATTGCTGCAGCACCGACTTCTGTAATGGAGCTACATCTGTACAGCCCTGTGCTGCTTTGGTCGCTGCTATAACAGCTTTTTGGAGCCCAATGGTCCTTTGa